Proteins from a genomic interval of Candidatus Gracilibacteria bacterium:
- the fmt gene encoding methionyl-tRNA formyltransferase, with protein sequence MKTEIYFLGTDGFAATILERLLKEDEVEVLGVVTPVDAPVGRKQVLTPCAVKQVALSEKLVLFEEVSALLSLERPDFLVVASYGYFLKEKILKFPKFLSLNVHASLLPKYRGASPIQTALLNGDAVSGVSIMEMVKKMDAGPVYAFAEVKIEERHNAENLRVDMAKVGAELLVQALKGVVKGVLEPQPQDESQATYSCKITRESGKIDWKRETARGIVCKLKAYFPWPGVYTFFKGKRLKIHEAVLWDDNGEIKAGAKCDSPGLVRHENGRFFVETREGFLMLKTVQEEGKKAISVSDFARGHADFVGSSLGAFDKNRLTKICFVI encoded by the coding sequence TTGAAAACTGAAATATATTTTTTAGGCACGGACGGGTTTGCGGCTACCATTTTAGAGCGATTATTGAAAGAGGATGAAGTCGAAGTTTTGGGTGTAGTTACGCCTGTGGATGCGCCTGTGGGAAGGAAACAAGTGTTGACGCCGTGCGCGGTGAAACAGGTTGCGTTGAGTGAAAAATTGGTTCTTTTTGAAGAGGTTTCGGCGTTGCTTTCTCTTGAGCGACCGGATTTTTTGGTGGTAGCGTCTTATGGGTATTTTCTCAAAGAAAAAATTTTAAAATTTCCGAAGTTTTTGAGTTTGAATGTGCACGCGTCTTTGCTTCCTAAATATCGAGGGGCCTCCCCTATTCAGACTGCGCTTTTAAATGGCGATGCGGTGAGTGGAGTTTCGATCATGGAAATGGTGAAAAAAATGGATGCCGGACCGGTGTATGCGTTTGCTGAGGTGAAAATTGAAGAACGGCACAATGCGGAAAATTTACGAGTGGATATGGCTAAAGTGGGAGCTGAGTTGTTGGTGCAGGCGTTGAAAGGGGTTGTGAAGGGAGTCTTAGAGCCACAGCCGCAAGATGAATCGCAAGCGACGTATTCGTGTAAAATCACGCGTGAAAGTGGAAAAATCGATTGGAAGCGTGAAACAGCCCGAGGGATTGTTTGTAAATTGAAGGCGTATTTCCCATGGCCCGGGGTGTATACGTTTTTTAAAGGGAAACGGTTGAAGATCCATGAGGCTGTATTGTGGGACGATAATGGCGAAATTAAAGCGGGCGCTAAGTGCGACTCCCCGGGCTTGGTCCGACATGAAAATGGTAGATTTTTCGTTGAAACTCGAGAGGGATTTTTAATGTTAAAAACCGTTCAAGAAGAAGGGAAAAAAGCTATTTCCGTATCTGATTTTGCGCGAGGGCATGCGGATTTTGTAGGGTCGTCATTATGAGCGTTTGATAAAAATCGTTTGACTAAAATTTGTTTTGTGATATAG
- a CDS encoding O-antigen ligase family protein, with amino-acid sequence MKKLSSFFLSLFVLTLPFSASVLLWQNPFLQGENFNPYTSFSLYFSEVALLLSALFFLIKNLTESEFKIKKSTFFIIIGLLGFSGLSILFAQDKISASLGFIHVFALIIACVLFEQDILSKSTLKRLFIVTVSVQALIGIAQVILQHSIGLAFLGEPFIAPTVAGVAKINLLGHTWIRAYGTFPHANVLAGYLLMGLFFIAQEWKGKIRILLMGLLGIALILTGSKAALLCLFAALAFTKIIKPKVSIGIAAGLGILLLLKIPDILTSESVHERLEYLKISLSMFLHRPWGVGLHQFTARMQEFTAIKLQPWQFQPVHNIYALITNELGIWGGGAMILGFWAILKKNHSQKLRFATILVFALLGLFDHYLWSLYPGVMLWGMLNTI; translated from the coding sequence ATGAAAAAGCTGAGTTCATTTTTCCTCTCCCTTTTCGTCCTGACCCTGCCCTTTTCCGCGTCCGTTTTATTGTGGCAAAACCCATTTTTACAAGGAGAAAATTTCAATCCTTACACAAGTTTTAGCCTCTATTTCAGTGAAGTGGCGCTTTTGTTGAGCGCCCTCTTTTTTTTAATAAAAAATCTCACCGAATCCGAGTTTAAAATCAAAAAATCAACCTTTTTTATCATCATCGGATTGTTAGGATTTTCCGGGCTATCAATCCTTTTTGCGCAAGATAAAATCTCCGCAAGCTTAGGATTCATTCACGTATTTGCATTGATCATCGCATGCGTGCTTTTCGAGCAAGATATTTTATCAAAATCAACCTTAAAACGCCTCTTTATCGTCACCGTAAGCGTCCAAGCCCTAATCGGAATCGCGCAAGTCATTCTGCAGCACTCGATCGGCTTAGCGTTTTTGGGAGAACCGTTCATTGCCCCCACCGTGGCCGGAGTCGCCAAAATCAACCTTTTGGGGCACACATGGATTCGAGCCTACGGAACTTTTCCTCACGCCAATGTGTTGGCCGGATATTTGCTCATGGGACTCTTTTTTATAGCGCAAGAATGGAAAGGGAAAATTCGCATCCTTCTCATGGGATTGCTGGGAATCGCACTGATTCTCACAGGCTCAAAAGCCGCGTTATTATGTCTATTCGCAGCCCTGGCTTTCACTAAAATCATCAAACCCAAAGTAAGCATAGGGATCGCCGCAGGATTGGGAATTTTATTATTATTAAAAATCCCGGACATTCTCACTTCCGAATCCGTTCACGAACGCCTTGAATACCTCAAAATCAGCCTATCCATGTTCCTTCATCGACCGTGGGGCGTAGGGCTCCACCAATTCACTGCGCGCATGCAAGAATTCACCGCAATCAAATTGCAACCGTGGCAATTCCAACCCGTGCACAATATTTACGCTCTGATCACCAATGAATTGGGAATTTGGGGTGGAGGAGCGATGATCTTGGGTTTCTGGGCAATTCTTAAAAAAAATCATTCACAAAAACTTCGTTTCGCAACGATCTTAGTTTTCGCCCTTCTCGGGCTATTCGATCATTATTTATGGAGCCTGTATCCCGGGGTCATGCTGTGGGGGATGCTAAATACTATTTAG